The proteins below come from a single Diceros bicornis minor isolate mBicDic1 chromosome 3, mDicBic1.mat.cur, whole genome shotgun sequence genomic window:
- the LOC131421770 gene encoding THO complex subunit 7 homolog, translating to MGVMTEDEVIQKHLLIDGDGTGDDRRINLLVKSFIKWCNSGSQEEGYSQYQRTLSTLSQGEFSVGKTLLVYDMNLREMENYEKIYKEIECSTAGAHEKIAECKKQIPPAKQIRKNRQEYDALAKVIQHHPDRHETLQELEAPGKELEHLSHIKESVEDKLELRQKQFPFLSTVHELQQTLENDEKLSEVEEAQETSMAADPEP from the coding sequence atgGGAGTCATGACTGAGGACGAAGTCATACAGAAGCATCTCCTAATTGATGGAGATGGCACTGGAGATGATCGAAGAATTAATCTGCTCGTGAAAAGTTTCATTAAATGGTGCAACTCTGGATCCCAGGAGGAAGGATACAGCCAGTACCAACGTACACTGAGCACACTGTCCCAAGGCGAGTTTTCAGTGGGCAAAACTTTGCTGGTATATGATATGAAtctcagagaaatggaaaattatgaaaaaatttacaaagaaatagaatgcagcacTGCCGGAGCACATGAAAAAATTGCTGAGTGCAAAAAGCAAATTCCTCCAGCAAAACAAATACGAAAAAATCGCCAAGAATATGATGCTTTGGCAAAAGTGATCCAGCATCATCCAGACAGGCATGAGACATTACAGGAACTAGAGGCTCCGGGAAAAGAATTAGAGCATCTTTCACATATTAAAGAAAGTGTTGAAGATAAGCTGGAATTAAGACAGAAACAGTTTCCTTTTCTTAGTACCGTCCATGAACTTCAGCAAACACTGGAAAATGATGAAAAACTCTCAGAGGTAGAAGAAGCTCAGGAAACAAGCATGGCAGCAGATCCTGAGCCATAG
- the LRRD1 gene encoding leucine-rich repeat and death domain-containing protein 1, whose amino-acid sequence MSEKEGTSEELEDVATQFGKESRSWSVEEPGFTKETSNSLKEASDGKPSSQICETRPRKETLSIYDDTSTSSSGNKSKRNEEQRKTSQFSETITGYDSLWSKTETSQSPSLSISKMTAEYQTFVDFLSHETLGKISPPLSEENQKGLGLESDNFTVNLKAKGLQEFPKGILKIKYVKYLYLDKNQIKSFKGVDSGDLLGLEILSLQENGLSSLPSEIQFLHNLRILNVSHNQISHIPKEISQLGNIKQLFFNNNYIENFPSGLESLGNLEILSLAKNKLQHIPDTLSSLKNLRVLNLEYNQLTIFPKALCFLPKLISLNLIGNLICSLPKEIRELKNLEKLLLDHNRLNFLAVEIFQLLKMKELQLTDNKLELISHKIENFRELRILILDKNLLKEIPEKISHCVMLECLSLSDNKLTELPKNIHKLKNLRKLHVNRNDRVRIPEDISHLNNMISLEFSGNVITDVPIEIKNCKKITKVELSYNKIVYFPVGLCALESLYYLSFNGNYISEIPVDISFSKQLLHLEVNENKLLIFSEHFCSLINLKYLDLGKNQIRKIPASISNMVSLHILILCCNKFETFPIEICTLENLQVLDLSENQIQKIPSEICNLKGIQKLNMSSNQFISFPVELCQLQSLEELNISQTNGRKLTRLPEELSNMTQLKGLDISNNAIREIPRNIGELRSLVSLKAYNNQISYLPPSFLCLSDLQQLDLSGNNLTALPNGIYNLFSLKEINFDDNPLLRPPMEICKGKQLYTIARYLQRADERDEKILEKIFKIVANNITETNFEFLCQKLNLAISETDMSTKSTVSLSERVHQALDRWKMESNNLSPTTAALRDQLTRALTIIGAYEIIDKITALKLFTCAIKF is encoded by the exons ATGTCTGAAAAGGAGGGTACTTCAGAAGAGCTGGAGGATGTCGCTACTCAATTTGGGAAAGAATCTAGATCATGGTCAGTGGAGGAGCCTGGATTTACTAAAGAAACATCAAATTCATTAAAGGAAGCTTCTGATGGGAAACCTTCCAGCCAGATTTGTGAAACACGTCCTAGAAAGGAAACATTGAGTATATATGATGATACATCAACCTCCTCCTCTGGAAATAAGTCTAAGAGAAATGAGGAACAAAGGAAAACTTCTCAATTTTCTGAAACAATCACTGGATATGACAGCTTATGGTCAAAAACTGAAACTTCACAAAGTCCATCATTATCAATAAGTAAGATGACTGCTGAGTATCAGACTTTCGTTGACTTCCTATCTCATGAAACATTAGGAAAAATTAGTCCACCGCTctctgaagaaaatcagaaaggacTTGGCTTAGAATCAGATAACTTTACAGTTAACCTCAAGGCCAAGGGTTTACAAGAATTTCCTAAgggcattttaaaaatcaaatatgtaaaatatctaTATTTAGATAAGAACCAAATCAAAAGCTTTAAAGGGGTAGACTCAGGTGATCTGCTAGGACTTGAAATTCTATCCTTGCAAGAAAATGGGTTATCATCACTTCCATCTGAAATTCAGTTCCTTCATAATTTAAGGATATTAAATGTCAGTCACAACCAAATATCACATATACCTAAAGAAATATCACAGCTTGGGAATATCAAGCAActcttttttaataataattacattGAGAATTTTCCTTCTGGCTTAGAAAGTCTTGGAAACTTGGAAATTTTAAGTTTGGCTAAAAATAAGTTACAACATATACCAGATACTCTGTCTAGTTTGAAAAACTTGAGGGTTCTCAATCTGGAATATAATCAGTTAACAATATTTCCTAAAGCTCTGTGCTTCCTCCCGAAGTTAATTTCACTAAACCTTATTGGAAACCTGATATGCAGCTTGCCAAAAGAAATTAGGGAgcttaaaaatttagaaaaactttTACTAGATCACAATAGACTTAACTTTTTGGCTGTGGAAATTTTTCAGCTGCTCAAAATGAAAGAACTCCAGTTGACTGACAATAAATTGGAGCTTATCTCACACAAAATTGAGAATTTTAGGGAACTTAGGATTCTAATACTTGACAAAAACTTACTGAAAGAAATACCAGAGAAAATTTCCCACTGTGTAATGTTGGAATGCCTTAGTCTTAGTGATAATAAGTTAACAGAACTTCCTAAGAACATCCATaagcttaaaaatttaagaaaactcCATGTAAACAGAAATGATAGAGTAAGAATACCTGAAGATATCTCACATCTTAATAATATGATCAGTCTAGAATTTTCAGGAAATGTAATCACAGATGTTCCCATTGAAATAAAAAACTGCAAAAAAATAACTAAAGTTGAACTGAGTTATAATAAAATAGTGTATTTTCCAGTAGGTTTGTGTGCTTTAGAGTCTCTTTATTATTTAAGTTTTAATGGAAATTATATTTCAGAAATACCTGTGGACATATCTTTCAGTAAGCAACTGCTTCATTTAGAGGTTAATGAAAACAAACTCCTTATATTTTCTGAGCACTTTTGTTCTCTTATTAATCTGAAATACCTGGATCTTGGTAAAAACCAAATAAGGAAAATTCCAGCATCTATTTCCAACATGGTATCACTCCACATCCTTATTTTATGCTGTAATAAATTTGAAACTTTCCCTATAGAAATATGTACTTTAGAAAATTTGCAAGTACTTGATCTTTCAGAAAACCAAATACAGAAAATCCCTTCAGAAATCTGTAACTTAAAAGGAATCCAGAAATTAAACATGTCAAGCAATCAATTTATATCTTTTCCTGTTGAACTATGCCAACTTCAATCACTGGAAGAGCTGAATATAAGTCAGACAAATGGGAGAAAG ctaacaagacttcCAGAAGAGCTATCTAATATGACTCAACTTAAAGGACTTGATATCTCAAATAATGCAATCAGAGAGATTCCAAGAAATATAGGAGAATTGAGAAGTTTGGTTAGTTTAAAGGCATATAACAATCAAATAAGTTATTTGCCACCATCTTTTCTATGTTTAAGTGATCTCCAGCAACTAGACTTGAGTG GAAATAATCTGACAGCTCTGCCTAATGGTATCTACAACCTTTTTTCACTGAAGGAGATAAATTTTGATGATAACCCTTTGCTGAGACCTCCAATGGAAATCTGTAAAGGAAAACAATTGTATACTATTGCACGCTATCTACAGAGGGCAGATGAAAGAGATG AGAAAATCTTAGAGAAGATCTTCAAGATAGTTGCCAACAACATCACGGaaacaaattttgaatttttgtgtCAAAAATTAAATCTGGCAATCTCAGAAACTGATATGTCTACAAAGAG cACTGTTTCATTAAGTGAGAGAGTCCACCAAGCACTTGATAGGTGGAAAATGGAAAGTAACAACTTGTCACCAACCACTGCTGCTTTAAGAGACCAACTAACTCGGGCGCTAACTATAATAGGAGCATATGAGATTATAGACAAAATAACAGCTTTAAAACTTTTTACATGTGCAATTAAATTCTGA